TTTAAATTATCAATTATAAAAAAAGCTCATGAATTAGCAAGACAGAGTAAAGAGCCTTTACTTTTTACTGATGATTGTGGATTAGTTAAAAGTTTTTTGCCTGAGATAGATATTTTTGTAGTTGAAGGTGAAGAAAGAAATATAAAAATTACATACCCAGAAGACTTACTTTTTGCAGAAAAATTAATACAACTTGAAACTATTACAAATAGTTCAAAGAATCTAGATTTTACAAAATTAAAAGATAAGGTTGTTGTGATTTTTGGTGGAAATAGTGGAATAGGATTAGAGTTATCAAATATTTGCAAAGAGTTTTGTAATGTTTATTCTTTAAGTAGAAAAAATGGTATAGATATACAAAACCTACAAGATGTAAAGGCTGCATTAGAAAGAGTATATCTAGAGAATAAAAGAATTGATTATGTAATAAATTGTGTTGGGTATTTAGAAAAAAAAGAGTTGTCAAAGATGAATAATAATGATATAACAACTCAAATAAATATTAATTTTACAGGTGCTGTAAATATTGCAAATGCAAGTTTTAATTACTTGAAAGAGTCAAAAGGTATGTTGTTACAATTTACTTCAAGCTCTTACACTCGTGGTAGAGAACTATATAGTTTGTATAGTGCGACAAAAGCTGCCATTGTTAATTTTACACAAGCTATTGCACAAGAGTGGAAAAATGATGGAATAAAAGTAAATGCCATAAATCCAGCGAGAACAAAAACAAAAATGAGAGTTGATAATTTTGGAATAGAACCAGAAGAAACACTTCTAAGTGTAAATGATGTTGCATTAAGTACAATTAATACAATGATAGAAGAGTACT
This region of Arcobacter sp. F2176 genomic DNA includes:
- a CDS encoding bifunctional cytidylyltransferase/SDR family oxidoreductase; protein product: MNVAVILSAGTGSRFGADIPKQFINLAGKNIIEYTITQFQYNQNIDEICIVANKEYHGKLFVICKENDFSKVRHIINGGKERYDSSYEAIRLYQQKNDVNLIFHDAVRPFISNEIITNTIKALEKYSAIDVAIPTADTIIKVDKKNNVIDSIPVREFLRRGQTPQAFKLSIIKKAHELARQSKEPLLFTDDCGLVKSFLPEIDIFVVEGEERNIKITYPEDLLFAEKLIQLETITNSSKNLDFTKLKDKVVVIFGGNSGIGLELSNICKEFCNVYSLSRKNGIDIQNLQDVKAALERVYLENKRIDYVINCVGYLEKKELSKMNNNDITTQININFTGAVNIANASFNYLKESKGMLLQFTSSSYTRGRELYSLYSATKAAIVNFTQAIAQEWKNDGIKVNAINPARTKTKMRVDNFGIEPEETLLSVNDVALSTINTMIEEYSGLVIDIKKGI